The genomic window cactgatttgcttctatAGAAGCTTTTTCACTACATTATGGTATTTGAAGCCCAAGTGTGCACACCTTTtccgcacaaaaaaaaaaaatcgtatGCATTTTGATGGTAATAGATACTGCACAAAACTGTGAATACAAACCTAATCACAAATAATTTACAAATGAAAAAGTAGACATGCTGAATCATTGAGAATGTTTATTAAGTTATAAGGTTAAAGATCTAATCCTTGAGATATAGCTCCACACTGTTTGACTTGATACAAAAACAAGCACACAAGCATCAAGGGGACTTTCTCATGCCCCATGGAACAATAAGTGCAACAGATAGTCAAACTCAATGGGAGGAGGGTTTTTTAAAACTCAGTACCATACAAGTGTATTCAGTTTGCAGTTTCATACATACCAAGCCTTACTAATGAAAATAGAGCAGACAAAAGAACCACTTAAAGTAGAGATAAGAAACTGTTCACCGAGATTCATGTTCTCCCAcagaaatgaaaacaaaaccaTTTCTGTTACTGACCATTTGAACAATTATCTAAGCTGCACACAAAGCCAAGCACAATCAAACATAACATTTCTACCCTTCAGTTCCAACAGAACTGATTTTGTAAACTCACACAGGACAATACCAATACAGTCCCAATTATCCTGCAGTACCACAAGTTAGAAGGAATAAGACTTCCCTGCTTTCCAATTCTCCATCCATTTTCATTCGGTGCACACTGAAGAATGCATAGGATTGATCTGAGCATTAAAATTCAGACCAATCCTGGACATTAATATCAGATTAGAGTGTAGACTAGAGAACCTGTTGGGAGAAAGGGGTGGAGAACTGGTATGTAGGGAGGATGGGTGTTTGACACAGAGCGGTTAACCTGAAAACAACCCAATACAAAATACATTGCATACAGCAGTGTAAAACCACCAATTGCCTTGTTACCCTTACCATCTATAGTATAGCCTggagggacaaacacacacattactgacAATTACctctaaaaccttttttttttcctaAAATAAATGAATGATGCTGTCTCTGTAGACCAGGGTTGAAAACCTATTTCAAACATTTGAAACATGCAGTATCTCGATTTAGCTGGACTTGCAGGTGCTTCTAAGTTGGGCACTCAAGTTTAAGATCTATTACTCTTGAGAAGCTAAATCAAAGTGTTACAAACTTCATGTATATGAAACATGTTTTTCTCTGAGGTGTGATCTCTTGGCATCCAATGCAGCACGTGGATGGAGAGTGATGGTGGAGTGCTTGTTGAGACTGCGGTCACAAGGTCAAATGCCAGTTCCATaggcagagggagagtggggtgatggtggggaCATCCAGCCTGGTCTCACAGACAGCTGCTTGCAGACTAGGCCTTCATAAACACCAACAGACACTGTTCCACTGACCCAGGACACTGACACAAGCCCCGCAAACCTGAGGGAGAAGATGTATAGATGGGGAAGGCTGTTAGTTATGTATAGAAATCAGATGGTTCAACAAAGTCCTCTTCGTGTGAATTCCTAGTGTAAATGCTGGCTATATTGCTTCAGTAATGAAGGGTTTCTAGTACCTGCAAACCTTAACGTTAATGCCAGCATAACTACGGGGAGGGGTAGGTGATCTTATCCACTTGGCTCATCTTCATGTGGTTGTCCAGGATCTGGAAAAGTTCCTGTATGTTGGGAACATTGCCTGACTGCAACTTGGACCAGATTGGAACATCTACAGAAAATGAAAAAAGAGTTAATGGATGAGGTTAAATGGCACGTGTTTCCCTGTGTGTCGTCtgcattaaacagttttgtaaatAGTTTTGTACATGTGTATTACCCATGTGTGTCACACATTAAATTGTTTTGTACATGGTATGACGCCCCGTGATTTAACCCAGTGTTTTACCCCGTGTGAAACCCTGTGTATCTTTAGCAAtgggcatttgttttgtatctcTTTTCTTTGTATATTGCATATGAAGTATTGGTAAAcagtttttaattttatttagaTTTCTTGTTCCTATTTCCTATTCTTTCCTGCTGCAATACAGCAATCTCCCCTaggggatcaataaagtacctACTACCACTAATATGAATGATCTAACATATTGGAAAATTCAAAGTCTATATCAAAAATCTGAAAGGTGCTATTTAATTGTGGTCTGCTGTTAAACTGACCGTTGAGTGTGATCTCAAAGGCTCCAGTAGACAAGAAGTGAGTCTCCAACATGTTACTGAGGAAGAAGGTCATAAGGCAGGAGAAAATCTGGAAGATATGTATACACATTAGACATCTATGTATAACACATTGCAGAATTCAACCTCCTATGTAAGACAGTAGGGTTCAGGAGTTCACTATGGCTGCACCTTGTTTTCCTGACTCCAGATCCAAACGCGAGGAGTTTCCCATCCTAGCATGGGGAAAGGGTTCTGCCCACTCACAATAAGTGCTATGGCTAGGAGCTTGAAGTAGGAAGCAAAGGTCCCGAcatacctgtagaaaaacaaaacGACCACAACATTAGCAGGGGCACAGCACTGGACAGCATGGACCCACTTGTAAACCCCAAATATCAAGCTCTGACAATGAGAATCCATTTCCCAGCAATAATGATTACTCTTACTTGTTGAAGGTTGTTGGAGGGTAGTTTTCTCCCTCAATATTGATGTCCGGGTACAACTGGGTGATGGACCGGGAATACTCCTGGAACACCTTGCTGTACCCTCAAGAGATACTAcaagaaacaaacaaatacaaacaagATTCAAGGTGTCAGGATGCCCTTTACTTAAGATGACGCTTTACTGTACGAGTACTGTAAGGTCTGTGTGAATATTTACGCTATAaacctttttattttgtaacaCCAGCTGACTAGTTGACTAGCTGGATTAGCGTAGAGCtaaccttttaaggagtgagttatttttccaaaacggaagctagctagttttagttagcttccgttacctagcaacctagcataatactcgtagcaatgctactacctgctagtgttacttgttatcctcctaattgtaaattttgaagccatactatagtttttgtctatcggaaaatagtcggttggaatgttcagaatcacacatgtgtgacgctactccttaacgggttttAATGCTAGTTCGGTACAGTACAGCTAGCTGGCTCCCCATCACAGCCTCGTAGCACgcctagtagtagtagtagtcgGGGGGCTAGCTCTTTAGCTAACTTAATGGTACTGACACATATTTGGTTAGGCAGCATTGAACTAGTGTGCTAGCTAGCATGGACCTTTTACAAAAGTCAAATTCGAGTGTTTTACATGCTAAATGCTAATGTAAGCGCTTGCCAGCTTAATTTAcggtagctaggctaactagccTAGTTAGGTAGCTAGTCCAAGTAAGCTACTAGTACTAGTGATAGCTAGCTAGTCATCTTGTTCAAACTAGCAAGTACGGTACTGTACATGAGCTACACATTGAAAGTGAGTAGCTGTACACTTTACCTTAGCTAACACTAGCTAGGTTGTCAAATTTTTACCAGCTTAccaatattgaaatttaagcaCAGGCCCAGTGTAGAGACTATGCTTGCCCGGCTTCTGTGAGTCGACATCGCGCAAGCTTTCACCCGACACATCCAGGCTGCCAGGGGCCTGATGTTGAGTCATCATGTTCCTGCCAACATAAATGTCTCGTACCGTGACAACTGTAAACAGCAGCACTGCTGTCAAAATGCCCGTTTGACTGTACTCGGCCATGTCCAGGGCCAGGGACAGGCGTCCCGTATCACACACCTAAAATTCAATTGTATACCGAGTCTATTGCTCAAGACAACTCAGACACCTGCCAAACGACTTCCTTTCTGCCGAAGTCGGGatctagcaagttagccacatGCTTACGACATAACCATCCAGGGTTGCCAGTTTTGAAAGTAGTATCCCCCATTTTAGCCATCGCGTGATTCACACATGGCTAACATTGATCAATTAAGCATAGGTTGTGCAATTATTAGGTtagcaaataaaaaatgtatcatCACATCTTGACAAAATGTGTTACGTGTAAACAGACATGGAATAATAAAGGGAAAATGATAAAAAACTTCCACCTTCACTGAACATGTCATAAATACAGAACCTACATAACCTGCTGCATAGTTTACAAATATTTGACTGAAGATGGTGACTGAACAACCTAGATTCATTGGAGAAGTTGGGTAAACAATTCAAAGAACAAGACAATTTATAACTCGGTAAACTCCAGGAACAAGTATGTTTAACA from Osmerus mordax isolate fOsmMor3 chromosome 12, fOsmMor3.pri, whole genome shotgun sequence includes these protein-coding regions:
- the selenot2 gene encoding selenoprotein T2, giving the protein MAEYSQTGILTAVLLFTVVTVRDIYVGRNMMTQHQAPGSLDVSGESLRDVDSQKPGKHSLYTGPVLKFQYCISUGYSKVFQEYSRSITQLYPDINIEGENYPPTTFNKYVGTFASYFKLLAIALIVSGQNPFPMLGWETPRVWIWSQENKIFSCLMTFFLSNMLETHFLSTGAFEITLNDVPIWSKLQSGNVPNIQELFQILDNHMKMSQVDKITYPSP